The following are from one region of the Silurus meridionalis isolate SWU-2019-XX chromosome 25, ASM1480568v1, whole genome shotgun sequence genome:
- the slc37a2 gene encoding glucose-6-phosphate exchanger SLC37A2 isoform X2, with protein MRSSLAPGIRLITAFSRDSWYRGFILLLTFLFYTAYHLSRKPISIVKSQFHRNCSLVIRPADLNVTDNSTWCDWAPFDQDNYQNLFGWLDNCFLVAYAIGMFFSGIFGERLPLRYYLSVGMLLSGLFTALFGLGFYWNIHSLWYYCLVQVLNGLVQTTGWPAVVACVGNWFGKGKRGFIMGIWNSHTSVGNILGSLIAGAFVSTAWGLSFIVPGIIIATTGVICFFFLVEHPEDVNCTLPQHHESLEQEPLLRNSLNSEEIFNNHATAVIEAGEEKAEAISFFGALRIPGVVEFSLCLLFAKLVSYTFLYWLPLYIANVAHFDPKGAGDMSTLFDVGGILGGILAGLVSDYTGGRASTCWVMLIVAAPMLYVYNLVGQNGVSTTIGMLLFCGALVNGPYALITTAVSADLGTHECLRGNSRALSTVTAIIDGTGSIGAAIGPLLAGLISPTGWNNVFYMLITADILACLLLSRLVFKEVRGWCGYSTRTRG; from the exons ATGAGATCTTCTCTGGCTCCTGGTATCAGACTGATCACTGCTTTCTCCAGAGACAGCTG GTACAGAGgtttcatcctcctcctcacgTTCCTGTTCTACACGGCGTACCATCTCTCACGCAAACCCATCAGTATCGTCAAG agtcAATTTCATAGAAACTGCTCCTTGGTCATTCGTCCGGCTGACCTCAATGTGACGGATAATTCCACCTGGTGTGACTGGGCTCCTTTTG ACCAAGACAACTACCAGAACCTGTTTGGATGGCTGGACAACTGCTTTCTGGTGGCCTACGCCATCGGCATGTTCTTCAG TGGGATTTTTGGCGAGCGGCTGCCCCTGCGTTACTACCTCTCCGTCGGGATGCTCCTCAGCGGCCTTTTCACCGCGCTCTTCGGCCTGGGCTTCTACTGGAACATTCACTCCTTGTGGTATTACTGTTTAGTGCAG gtttTAAATGGGCTGGTTCAGACGACAGGCTGGCCGGCGGTCGTCGCGTGTGTTGGCAACTGGTTCGGAAAGGGGAA GCGAGGGTTCATCATGGGCATCTGGAACTCGCACACCTCTGTGGGGAACATCCTGGGCTCGCTCATCGCCGGCGCATTCGTCTCAACCGCCTGGGGCTTGTCCTTCATCGTGCCCGGCATCATCATCGCTACTACAGGAGTcatctgcttcttctttttggTTGAGC ATCCTGAAGATGTGAACTGCACCCTACCACAGCACCAT gagAGTTTGGAGCAAGAACCTTTGCTGAGGAACTCCCTGAACAGCGAGGAGATCTTCAACAATCACGCGACCGCAGTGATTGAAGCCGGGGAGGAGAAAGCAGAGGCTATCAGTTTCTTTGGAGCTCTCAGGATACCT GGCGTGGTGGAGTTCTCCCTCTGTTTGCTTTTCGCTAAGCTGGTTAGCTACACATTCCTCTACTGGTTACCGCTATACATCGCGAATGTCG CCCATTTCGATCCTAAAGGAGCCGGGGACATGTCGACACTCTTTGACGTCGGGGGAATTCTGG GTGGCATCCTAGCTGGGCTTGTTTCAGACTACACCGGCGGGAGGGCGTCCACCTGTTGGGTCATGCTAATCGTTGCTGCTCCTAtg cTCTATGTGTACAACCTCGTCGGGCAGAACGGCGTTTCCACCACCATCG gTATGCTGCTGTTTTGTGGCGCGCTTGTGAATGGACCCTACGCCCTCATCACCACGGCTGTGTCAGCTGACCTG GGAACCCACGAGTGTCTGAGAGGAAACTCCAGGGCTCTGTCCACCGTTACAGCTATTATTGACGGCACAGGATCAATAG GTGCCGCCATTGGGCCTCTTCTGGCCGGCTTGATCTCTCCTACGGGCTGGAATAACGTTTTTTACATGCTCATCACTGCTGATATACTCGCCTGTCTG CTCCTCTCCAGACTGGTGTTTAAGGAGGTCCGAGGATGGTGTGGCTACTCTACAAGAACGAGAGGGTGA
- the hepacamb gene encoding hepatic and glial cell adhesion molecule b: MKEGRMNFWRSPAFTLCCILSLFQLGDVKGVNITSFGNLIRGTVGGEALLSVRYFSTSLDPPVIKWQLKREKPVTVVQSIGTEIIGNLRLEYRDRILVFENGSLLLHNLKLSDEGVYEVEISITDDTFPGEESIELTVDEPISTPYVDVTSTTILELTEHFTLNCFHDTGTKTTYTWMKGGKPLVNHTRLLLSPDQKVLTLTRVLLVDDDVYSCLIENPIGTATSLPLKLTVYKRSSLYIILSTGGIFVLITLVSVCACWKPSKRRKRQKAKTNTPRSSPESLHLTKEETPQDHVVPLMTDHECRNPVSLFILKEKDPLSEEPAPACKTCTSNGGSNPTDGSSSPPRTHTPEPPARSSRRFPRTPTNSPPVHHGRRRGHSRSPPARAPSPRTRTSRSSSPPNRRPADSPLADPAKSFTCPVTLLRKIEEGLPVK; the protein is encoded by the exons gagACGTCAAAGGTGTAAACATCACCAGTTTTGGGAATCTGATCCGAGGCACTGTGGGTGGGGAAGCCCTGCTCTCTGTCCGGTACTTCAGCACCAGTCTGGATCCACCAGTTATCAAATGGCAGCTCAAAAGAGAGAAGCCGGTCACGGTGGTCCAGTCGATTGGCACGGAGATCATCGGAAACCTGCGGCTGGAATACCGGGACCGCATCCTGGTGTTTGAGAATGGCTCTCTGCTCCTGCATAACTTGAAGCTCTCTGACGAAGGTGTTTACGAGGTGGAGATCTCCATCACGGATGACACCTTTCCAGGGGAAGAGAGCATCGAGCTCACTGTGGATG AACCGATTTCTACACCCTATGTGGATGTAACCAGCACCACCATCCTGGAGCTGACTGAGCATTTCACTCTGAACTGCTTTCACGACACGGGAACTAAGACCACGTACACCTGGATGAAAGGCGGAAAGCCGCTGGTCAACCACACTCGCCTGCTGCTGTCTCCTGACCAGAAGGTTCTGACCCTCACCCGAGTGCTCCTGGTGGATGACGATGTCTACAGCTGTCTCATTGAGAACCCTATTGGCACTGCGACGAGCTTGCCCCTGAAACTCACCGTCTATA AAAGAAGCTCCCTTTACATCATCCTTTCCACAGGAGGCATCTTTGTCCTGATCACTCTGGTGTCAGTGTGCGCCTGCTGGAAGCCGTCGAAAAG AAGGAAACGACAGAAAGCAAAGACAAATACACCGAGATCCAGCCCTGAAAGCCTCCATCTTACAAAGGAGGAAACACCACAAG aTCACGTCGTCCCGCTAATGACGGATCACGAGTGCAGGAACCCGGTGTCGCTTTTCATCCTGAAGGAGAAG GACCCCCTGAGCGAGGAACCAGCCCCTGCATGCAAAACATGCACGAGCAATGGGGGCAGCAACCCCACCGACGGGAGCTCGTCCCCTCCTCGTACACACACCCCCGAACCTCCGGCGCGTTCGTCCCGCCGTTTCCCACGTACACCCACCAACTCGCCGCCTGTACACCACGGCCGGAGACGGGGCCACAGCCGGAGCCCACCTGCTCGTGCACCCTCTCCACGCACCCgcacctccaggagctcctctcCTCCGAACCGAAGGCCTGCGGATTCGCCTCTCGCAGATCCTGCTAAGAGCTTCACCTGTCCTGTAACGCTGCTCCGGAAGATAGAAGAGGGACTTCCTGTCAAATGA
- the ccdc15 gene encoding coiled-coil domain-containing protein 15 isoform X2, translated as MSHQRPDRKIAAKMKAGGEKLNTGARRKRRDMRVLAERNTAVVPVGAWVEIAEEEQEHAGVRAAVTEELLEETRRVKEENLRLFQDAVRRRVSEQVRIRKRRQIHKLETSERECQVSHPTRGDSTPTFTSHGELPGARWVKLNELQTAGGHDVNQYRRQQSKVMKQVRHRLASCRTVHEGEEVSELPGGIWKVSPSRDAVRRIIDDDEEEEEENEEEENEDELWEDEGVALAERHDRSLCSSQNNKTVTFQNDAVSERVSRREPHPSSLDYRSTQVLWPREDTEEEQKMQRRSHFMMHRRHFMDIEREQVKEHQRVKKHLRRIARIKAEKEQQREEEERRMELSRQQEESRREMVEREHLILERLRLEEEEHEEEKRRARAKKSRETTRYVEALRAQIKEKLEQDKIELPPLCCCGESFWDSHPDTCANNCTFYNNPKGYAQALHSVLLSCELNEGDARHGGFIRKIVHTLTHQS; from the exons ATGAGTCACCAGAGACCCGACAGGAAGATCGCCGCTAAAATGAAAGCTGGAGGAGAGAAATTAAACACCGGAGCGCGGAGGAAGCGCCGAGACATGCGGGTTTTAGCCGAGAGGAACACGGCGGTGGTGCCGGTCGGTGCCTGGGTCGAGATCGCAGAGGAGGAACAGGAGCATGCAGGG gttCGCGCCGCGGTCacagaggagctcctggaggaaACCCGCAGGGTAAAGGAAGAGAACTTGCGCCTTTTTCAGGATGCGGTACGCAGGCGCGTATCGGAGCAGGTCCGAATCCGGAAACGGCGCCAAATTCACAAGCTGGAAACG TCCGAGAGGGAGTGTCAAGTATCCCACCCAACACGGGGCGACTCCACCCCTACCTTTACCTCACACGGGGAGCTCCCAGGTGCACGCTGGGTCAAGCTTAATGAGCTCCAGACGGCCGGCGGTCATGATGTGAACCAGTACAGACGTCAG caaagCAAAGTCATGAAGCAGGTGAGACACAGATTGGCCTCGTGCCGGACCGTCCACGAGGGCGAGGAAGTGTCAGAGCTTCCAGGAGGGATATGGAAAGTGTctccatctagagat GCTGTCAGGAGAATaatagatgatgatgaagaggaggaggaggagaatgaagaggaggagaatgaaGATGAGCTGTGGGAGGACGAAGGCGTAGCGTTGGCGGAGCGGCACGACCGGTCGCTTTGTTCTTCCCAGAACAACAAGACGGTGACTTTTCAGAACGATGCG GTGAGTGAAAGGGTCTCGAGAAGAGAGCCCCACCCCTCAAGCCTGGACTACAGATCCACTCAGGTGCTGTGGCCGAGAGAGGACACGGAAGAGGAGCAGAAGATGCAG AGACGCTCTCATTTCATGATGCATCGCCGACATTTCATGGACATCGAGAGGGAGCAGGTGAAGGAGCACCAGAGAGTCAAGAAACATCTGAGGAGAAtcgccag AATTAAGGCCGAGAAGGAGCAGCagagggaggaggaagagaggaggatGGAGCTCTCTCGCCAGCAGGAGGAGAGCAGGAGGGAGATGGTCGAGAGGGAGCACCTCATTCTGGAGCGGCTCAggctggaggaagaggagcacgaggaggagaagagaagagcaaGAGCGAAGAAATCCAGAGAGACAACAAG GTACGTCGAAGCTTTGCGAGCGCAGATAAAAGAAAAGTTGGAGCAGGATAAAATCGAGCTTCCTCCACTCTGCTGCTGCGGCGAGAGTTTTTGGGATTCGCACCCCGACACCTGCGCCAACAACTGCACCTTCTACAACAATCCTAAAG GCTATGCCCAGGCTCTGCATTCGGTCCTGTTGAGCTGTGAGCTGAACGAAGGCGACGCCAGACACGGGGGCTTCATACGGAAAATCGtgcatacactcacacaccagagctag
- the ccdc15 gene encoding coiled-coil domain-containing protein 15 isoform X1, with the protein MSHQRPDRKIAAKMKAGGEKLNTGARRKRRDMRVLAERNTAVVPVGAWVEIAEEEQEHAGVRAAVTEELLEETRRVKEENLRLFQDAVRRRVSEQVRIRKRRQIHKLETSERECQVSHPTRGDSTPTFTSHGELPGARWVKLNELQTAGGHDVNQYRRQQSKVMKQVRHRLASCRTVHEGEEVSELPGGIWKVSPSRDQAVRRIIDDDEEEEEENEEEENEDELWEDEGVALAERHDRSLCSSQNNKTVTFQNDAVSERVSRREPHPSSLDYRSTQVLWPREDTEEEQKMQRRSHFMMHRRHFMDIEREQVKEHQRVKKHLRRIARIKAEKEQQREEEERRMELSRQQEESRREMVEREHLILERLRLEEEEHEEEKRRARAKKSRETTRYVEALRAQIKEKLEQDKIELPPLCCCGESFWDSHPDTCANNCTFYNNPKGYAQALHSVLLSCELNEGDARHGGFIRKIVHTLTHQS; encoded by the exons ATGAGTCACCAGAGACCCGACAGGAAGATCGCCGCTAAAATGAAAGCTGGAGGAGAGAAATTAAACACCGGAGCGCGGAGGAAGCGCCGAGACATGCGGGTTTTAGCCGAGAGGAACACGGCGGTGGTGCCGGTCGGTGCCTGGGTCGAGATCGCAGAGGAGGAACAGGAGCATGCAGGG gttCGCGCCGCGGTCacagaggagctcctggaggaaACCCGCAGGGTAAAGGAAGAGAACTTGCGCCTTTTTCAGGATGCGGTACGCAGGCGCGTATCGGAGCAGGTCCGAATCCGGAAACGGCGCCAAATTCACAAGCTGGAAACG TCCGAGAGGGAGTGTCAAGTATCCCACCCAACACGGGGCGACTCCACCCCTACCTTTACCTCACACGGGGAGCTCCCAGGTGCACGCTGGGTCAAGCTTAATGAGCTCCAGACGGCCGGCGGTCATGATGTGAACCAGTACAGACGTCAG caaagCAAAGTCATGAAGCAGGTGAGACACAGATTGGCCTCGTGCCGGACCGTCCACGAGGGCGAGGAAGTGTCAGAGCTTCCAGGAGGGATATGGAAAGTGTctccatctagagat CAGGCTGTCAGGAGAATaatagatgatgatgaagaggaggaggaggagaatgaagaggaggagaatgaaGATGAGCTGTGGGAGGACGAAGGCGTAGCGTTGGCGGAGCGGCACGACCGGTCGCTTTGTTCTTCCCAGAACAACAAGACGGTGACTTTTCAGAACGATGCG GTGAGTGAAAGGGTCTCGAGAAGAGAGCCCCACCCCTCAAGCCTGGACTACAGATCCACTCAGGTGCTGTGGCCGAGAGAGGACACGGAAGAGGAGCAGAAGATGCAG AGACGCTCTCATTTCATGATGCATCGCCGACATTTCATGGACATCGAGAGGGAGCAGGTGAAGGAGCACCAGAGAGTCAAGAAACATCTGAGGAGAAtcgccag AATTAAGGCCGAGAAGGAGCAGCagagggaggaggaagagaggaggatGGAGCTCTCTCGCCAGCAGGAGGAGAGCAGGAGGGAGATGGTCGAGAGGGAGCACCTCATTCTGGAGCGGCTCAggctggaggaagaggagcacgaggaggagaagagaagagcaaGAGCGAAGAAATCCAGAGAGACAACAAG GTACGTCGAAGCTTTGCGAGCGCAGATAAAAGAAAAGTTGGAGCAGGATAAAATCGAGCTTCCTCCACTCTGCTGCTGCGGCGAGAGTTTTTGGGATTCGCACCCCGACACCTGCGCCAACAACTGCACCTTCTACAACAATCCTAAAG GCTATGCCCAGGCTCTGCATTCGGTCCTGTTGAGCTGTGAGCTGAACGAAGGCGACGCCAGACACGGGGGCTTCATACGGAAAATCGtgcatacactcacacaccagagctag
- the slc37a2 gene encoding glucose-6-phosphate exchanger SLC37A2 isoform X1, whose translation MRSSLAPGIRLITAFSRDSWYRGFILLLTFLFYTAYHLSRKPISIVKSQFHRNCSLVIRPADLNVTDNSTWCDWAPFDQDNYQNLFGWLDNCFLVAYAIGMFFSGIFGERLPLRYYLSVGMLLSGLFTALFGLGFYWNIHSLWYYCLVQVLNGLVQTTGWPAVVACVGNWFGKGKRGFIMGIWNSHTSVGNILGSLIAGAFVSTAWGLSFIVPGIIIATTGVICFFFLVEHPEDVNCTLPQHHESLEQEPLLRNSLNSEEIFNNHATAVIEAGEEKAEAISFFGALRIPGVVEFSLCLLFAKLVSYTFLYWLPLYIANVAHFDPKGAGDMSTLFDVGGILGGILAGLVSDYTGGRASTCWVMLIVAAPMLYVYNLVGQNGVSTTIGMLLFCGALVNGPYALITTAVSADLGTHECLRGNSRALSTVTAIIDGTGSIGAAIGPLLAGLISPTGWNNVFYMLITADILACLLLSRLVFKEVRGWCGYSTRTRGFKEI comes from the exons ATGAGATCTTCTCTGGCTCCTGGTATCAGACTGATCACTGCTTTCTCCAGAGACAGCTG GTACAGAGgtttcatcctcctcctcacgTTCCTGTTCTACACGGCGTACCATCTCTCACGCAAACCCATCAGTATCGTCAAG agtcAATTTCATAGAAACTGCTCCTTGGTCATTCGTCCGGCTGACCTCAATGTGACGGATAATTCCACCTGGTGTGACTGGGCTCCTTTTG ACCAAGACAACTACCAGAACCTGTTTGGATGGCTGGACAACTGCTTTCTGGTGGCCTACGCCATCGGCATGTTCTTCAG TGGGATTTTTGGCGAGCGGCTGCCCCTGCGTTACTACCTCTCCGTCGGGATGCTCCTCAGCGGCCTTTTCACCGCGCTCTTCGGCCTGGGCTTCTACTGGAACATTCACTCCTTGTGGTATTACTGTTTAGTGCAG gtttTAAATGGGCTGGTTCAGACGACAGGCTGGCCGGCGGTCGTCGCGTGTGTTGGCAACTGGTTCGGAAAGGGGAA GCGAGGGTTCATCATGGGCATCTGGAACTCGCACACCTCTGTGGGGAACATCCTGGGCTCGCTCATCGCCGGCGCATTCGTCTCAACCGCCTGGGGCTTGTCCTTCATCGTGCCCGGCATCATCATCGCTACTACAGGAGTcatctgcttcttctttttggTTGAGC ATCCTGAAGATGTGAACTGCACCCTACCACAGCACCAT gagAGTTTGGAGCAAGAACCTTTGCTGAGGAACTCCCTGAACAGCGAGGAGATCTTCAACAATCACGCGACCGCAGTGATTGAAGCCGGGGAGGAGAAAGCAGAGGCTATCAGTTTCTTTGGAGCTCTCAGGATACCT GGCGTGGTGGAGTTCTCCCTCTGTTTGCTTTTCGCTAAGCTGGTTAGCTACACATTCCTCTACTGGTTACCGCTATACATCGCGAATGTCG CCCATTTCGATCCTAAAGGAGCCGGGGACATGTCGACACTCTTTGACGTCGGGGGAATTCTGG GTGGCATCCTAGCTGGGCTTGTTTCAGACTACACCGGCGGGAGGGCGTCCACCTGTTGGGTCATGCTAATCGTTGCTGCTCCTAtg cTCTATGTGTACAACCTCGTCGGGCAGAACGGCGTTTCCACCACCATCG gTATGCTGCTGTTTTGTGGCGCGCTTGTGAATGGACCCTACGCCCTCATCACCACGGCTGTGTCAGCTGACCTG GGAACCCACGAGTGTCTGAGAGGAAACTCCAGGGCTCTGTCCACCGTTACAGCTATTATTGACGGCACAGGATCAATAG GTGCCGCCATTGGGCCTCTTCTGGCCGGCTTGATCTCTCCTACGGGCTGGAATAACGTTTTTTACATGCTCATCACTGCTGATATACTCGCCTGTCTG CTCCTCTCCAGACTGGTGTTTAAGGAGGTCCGAGGATGGTGTGGCTACTCTACAAGAACGAGAGG GTTCAAAGAGATCTGA